Proteins found in one Mycobacterium branderi genomic segment:
- a CDS encoding enoyl-CoA hydratase/isomerase family protein has protein sequence MTDAAAHAVFEIVGEHIARITINRPHRLGAYTPRMCAEILEGLRRVRLDDAIRVLILTGSGRGFCSGGDLSPDAGFDEALGHQLGRARELREDSHAVVTALHRLDKPVICAVNGLAVNGGLAFALSCDIRIVAAGARLGDTSARAGLLPDEGGAWLYPRIMGYDRAFRMVAFSEIYDADTAQALGLATEVVADAELASRAVDLAEKLAAGPPLALRAVKFMMRRALENTLETSLGDAEQAVLWVGPSADAQEGKEAFLERRPPKFTGR, from the coding sequence ATGACCGATGCCGCCGCCCACGCGGTATTCGAGATCGTCGGGGAGCACATCGCCCGCATCACGATCAATCGCCCGCATCGGCTGGGCGCCTATACCCCGCGGATGTGTGCGGAGATCCTGGAGGGCCTGCGGCGGGTGCGCCTGGATGACGCGATCCGGGTGCTCATCCTGACCGGTTCGGGCCGCGGCTTTTGTTCCGGCGGGGACCTTTCACCCGACGCGGGATTCGACGAGGCCCTCGGCCATCAGCTCGGCCGTGCGCGCGAACTGCGGGAGGATTCCCACGCTGTTGTCACCGCACTGCACCGGCTCGACAAACCGGTCATCTGCGCGGTCAACGGGCTCGCGGTCAACGGCGGTTTGGCGTTCGCGCTCTCCTGCGACATCAGGATCGTCGCGGCCGGCGCCCGGCTCGGGGACACCAGCGCCAGGGCCGGCTTGTTGCCCGATGAAGGTGGCGCGTGGCTCTATCCGCGAATCATGGGCTATGACAGGGCTTTCCGGATGGTGGCGTTCTCGGAGATCTATGACGCCGACACCGCGCAGGCACTCGGGTTGGCGACCGAGGTGGTCGCCGACGCCGAGCTGGCCTCGCGCGCGGTGGATCTCGCCGAAAAGCTTGCCGCCGGGCCGCCGTTGGCGCTTCGCGCGGTGAAGTTCATGATGCGCCGCGCTTTGGAGAACACGCTGGAGACCTCGCTGGGTGACGCCGAGCAGGCGGTGCTGTGGGTAGGGCCCAGCGCCGACGCGCAGGAGGGCAAGGAAGCGTTCCTGGAGCGGCGTCCGCCGAAGTTCACCGGCCGCTGA
- a CDS encoding acyl-CoA dehydrogenase family protein, whose protein sequence is MDVDTQLLLRESIHELLARDNGDLVAGLAQLGWRDVVRDDPVAAVDLLFTEQGKAGRASAALDTVLIDAAGGDLCEPEPGHRPPAVLHPLGAATCISSMDGRLLIDGVTLTDPASAAGCVVAADDAASTVFLLAPDRLATAAGAVGGFDPASALYRVRVDVSIAETEARKCDWTGAVTAGRRALAAELAGNASAMLGIAVEHVRQRTQFGRPIGVNQTPRHRLAQCHTQLAGARELIDVACKTGTWWDAWVAKTYAGCAWDATSRACLQVCGAIGLTCEHRLGRYVKRATILDALYGSWRMSLQHIGTTLLETERIPAGPPL, encoded by the coding sequence TTGGACGTTGACACCCAGCTCCTGCTCAGGGAATCGATCCACGAGCTGCTGGCCCGCGACAACGGGGACCTCGTGGCCGGGCTGGCGCAACTGGGCTGGCGCGATGTCGTGCGCGATGATCCGGTCGCCGCGGTCGATCTGCTCTTCACCGAGCAGGGTAAGGCCGGGCGAGCGTCGGCCGCGCTGGACACCGTCCTCATCGACGCCGCCGGCGGTGATCTGTGCGAGCCGGAGCCGGGCCATCGCCCACCGGCGGTGCTTCATCCGCTGGGCGCAGCGACGTGCATCAGCAGCATGGACGGCCGGTTACTGATCGACGGCGTCACACTGACGGATCCGGCCAGCGCCGCGGGCTGCGTGGTCGCCGCCGACGACGCCGCCTCGACGGTCTTCCTGCTGGCACCGGACCGGCTGGCAACGGCCGCCGGCGCCGTCGGAGGTTTCGATCCCGCATCGGCGCTGTACCGGGTCCGCGTCGATGTCTCGATCGCTGAAACCGAAGCGCGCAAATGTGATTGGACCGGCGCGGTCACCGCGGGCCGTCGCGCCCTGGCGGCGGAACTGGCCGGGAACGCCTCGGCGATGCTGGGCATCGCGGTCGAGCACGTTCGGCAGCGAACACAGTTCGGGCGCCCCATCGGCGTCAACCAAACACCGCGGCACCGTCTCGCGCAGTGCCATACCCAGCTGGCGGGCGCGCGCGAACTCATCGACGTCGCGTGCAAAACCGGAACATGGTGGGACGCGTGGGTGGCCAAGACCTACGCCGGCTGCGCCTGGGATGCGACCAGCCGCGCATGCCTGCAAGTCTGCGGGGCCATCGGACTGACCTGCGAGCATCGCTTGGGCCGCTACGTCAAGCGGGCAACCATTCTCGATGCGCTTTACGGAAGCTGGCGGATGTCCCTGCAGCACATCGGCACCACGCTGCTCGAGACAGAACGCATTCCGGCCGGGCCGCCGCTATGA
- a CDS encoding acyl-CoA dehydrogenase family protein: protein MVAPETCRIVDAFEDALTASADRLTQLRAPGGDLGAELANSRQLMNWLFDGGWVRWGWPPEVGGLGGSSLIRCQILERLALHGYDIPHHLQVLEVVGPAVINHAPQLAPAVLPAALRGDELWCQGFSEPEAGSDLAALRTRATVRDDGRFVINGQKVWTSYGAHADRMVLLARTGPVSDRHRGLVMLLFDLDSPGVERRPIALAGGREELAEFFFTDVVVDADRLIGDVGAGWSVAMDLLQYERGTYAWLRMAICASRLQKLLRTTDVNPWDTATYPLAGAAVGQAYLSLAALRARTSSTLGRLAAQETVGEQTSVDKLLLSTAEQDVLDASMALLGTDVLIGDGPEAQRWRDEWWYSRAASIYGGAREIQHSIIADRVLKLPRETTVGR, encoded by the coding sequence ATGGTGGCGCCCGAGACCTGCCGCATCGTCGACGCGTTCGAGGATGCGCTGACCGCGTCGGCCGATCGGCTGACGCAACTGAGGGCGCCCGGCGGCGACCTCGGCGCCGAGCTGGCCAATTCGCGGCAGCTGATGAACTGGCTCTTCGATGGCGGCTGGGTGCGATGGGGCTGGCCGCCCGAAGTGGGCGGATTGGGCGGCTCATCGCTCATCCGCTGCCAGATCCTCGAGCGACTCGCCTTGCACGGCTACGACATTCCGCATCATCTGCAGGTCCTCGAGGTTGTCGGGCCCGCGGTCATCAACCACGCCCCGCAGCTGGCGCCAGCCGTGCTGCCTGCCGCACTGCGCGGTGATGAACTGTGGTGCCAGGGCTTTTCCGAACCCGAGGCGGGTAGCGACCTTGCCGCGCTGCGCACCCGGGCGACGGTGCGCGACGACGGCCGATTCGTGATCAACGGCCAGAAGGTCTGGACCTCCTACGGAGCGCACGCCGATCGGATGGTGTTGTTGGCCCGCACCGGCCCGGTCAGCGACCGCCATCGCGGACTGGTGATGCTGCTCTTCGACCTGGATTCCCCGGGTGTCGAGCGGCGTCCGATCGCCCTGGCGGGCGGGCGCGAGGAGCTCGCCGAATTCTTCTTCACCGATGTCGTCGTCGACGCCGACCGGCTGATCGGTGACGTCGGCGCCGGTTGGTCGGTCGCGATGGACCTGCTGCAGTACGAGCGCGGCACCTACGCCTGGCTGCGGATGGCGATCTGCGCCAGCCGCCTGCAGAAGCTGCTGCGCACCACGGACGTAAACCCCTGGGACACCGCAACATATCCACTGGCAGGCGCGGCCGTCGGGCAGGCATATCTGAGCCTTGCCGCCCTGCGCGCACGCACGTCATCCACGCTGGGCCGGCTGGCGGCACAGGAAACCGTCGGCGAACAGACCAGCGTCGACAAACTGCTGTTGTCCACCGCCGAGCAGGACGTGCTGGATGCGTCGATGGCGCTGCTGGGCACCGATGTGCTCATCGGAGATGGGCCCGAGGCGCAGCGGTGGCGCGACGAATGGTGGTACTCACGTGCCGCGTCGATCTACGGCGGCGCCCGCGAAATCCAGCACAGCATCATCGCCGACCGTGTCCTGAAGCTGCCCAGGGAGACCACCGTTGGACGTTGA
- a CDS encoding serine hydrolase domain-containing protein encodes MTAAPQREPDPRRIDLLLQRCRLEVDSGALPSAQVALNVGGVQYAAETFGAADPSTRYVLQSAGRPVVAGVLWKLMSDGLLDIGRTVASYIPEFGTRGKDVVTVEQVVTHVGGFPLAPLGYPHMLDRAERLRAFSKWRLTYQPGTRLQFHLTSAAWVIAELCERLTGRPIATYLRETLTGPLGLDSIEIGPPVERQHDVASFVRTDDDDCEVNPWGPWYLARPEILAAGEPSHSMVATAADLAAWYQALMTSPLWRREVIEDALRVRVTLPVTGERGGTPSVPGNVALFVVVAGDDGTSRAFLPTATGPQTFGHGGAPCQIGFADPETGLSFAFLTNGYPTTGYERSRRGLNRIINIANLAADCFG; translated from the coding sequence GTGACCGCAGCACCGCAGCGAGAACCTGATCCGCGCCGCATTGATCTGTTGTTGCAGCGCTGCCGACTGGAGGTGGACAGCGGTGCGCTGCCCTCGGCGCAGGTGGCTCTCAATGTCGGCGGTGTGCAATATGCCGCGGAAACTTTCGGTGCGGCCGACCCGTCGACACGCTATGTGCTGCAGTCGGCCGGCCGGCCCGTGGTTGCCGGGGTGTTGTGGAAACTGATGTCCGACGGTCTGCTCGACATCGGCCGCACGGTCGCCTCCTACATTCCCGAATTCGGCACTCGGGGTAAAGACGTCGTCACGGTTGAGCAGGTGGTCACTCACGTAGGCGGCTTTCCGCTTGCGCCGCTGGGGTATCCGCACATGCTCGATCGCGCCGAGCGGCTCAGGGCGTTTTCGAAGTGGCGGTTGACCTATCAGCCCGGCACCAGGCTGCAATTCCATCTGACCTCGGCGGCCTGGGTCATCGCTGAACTGTGCGAGCGGCTCACCGGCCGGCCGATCGCGACGTATCTGCGCGAAACCCTGACCGGACCACTGGGTTTGGACAGCATCGAAATCGGTCCGCCGGTCGAGCGGCAACACGACGTCGCGTCGTTCGTGCGGACCGATGACGATGACTGCGAGGTAAACCCCTGGGGCCCCTGGTATCTGGCGCGCCCGGAGATCCTGGCGGCCGGGGAGCCGAGCCACTCCATGGTTGCCACCGCCGCCGATCTCGCCGCCTGGTATCAGGCTCTGATGACATCGCCGCTGTGGCGGCGAGAGGTCATCGAGGATGCCCTGCGGGTGCGGGTCACCCTGCCGGTCACCGGGGAGCGCGGCGGAACACCCAGTGTGCCGGGCAACGTCGCGCTGTTCGTCGTGGTGGCCGGCGACGACGGAACGTCGCGGGCCTTCCTGCCGACCGCCACCGGCCCGCAGACCTTTGGGCATGGCGGGGCGCCGTGCCAGATCGGCTTCGCCGACCCCGAGACCGGGCTCTCGTTCGCCTTTCTCACCAACGGTTATCCGACGACGGGCTATGAGCGTTCACGCCGCGGGCTGAACCGGATCATCAACATCGCGAATCTGGCCGCGGACTGCTTCGGCTGA
- a CDS encoding TetR/AcrR family transcriptional regulator yields MATKKAVKERAPLGRTLITSTVAEMIDELGVEGVTMRSVAARLGVSAMALYHHVEDKDELLRMVGDELLGQIELPDPNSGDWRELFTDIVTAAMDALRTVPGLSAVLLTSKLLPNARKIVLFCIHQFERAGLDRDAARVAYAAVHQLVLGRLLVEESPNFQLSAAPHADDEIRDYVTKLRAPDSFDSALSALLDHYLPPPRRRRSR; encoded by the coding sequence GTGGCTACCAAGAAAGCGGTGAAAGAGCGGGCCCCGCTGGGCCGGACGCTTATCACCTCGACCGTCGCCGAGATGATCGACGAACTCGGTGTCGAGGGTGTCACCATGCGCTCGGTCGCCGCCCGGCTGGGAGTGTCGGCCATGGCGCTCTACCACCACGTCGAGGACAAAGACGAGCTGCTGCGGATGGTCGGCGACGAGCTGCTCGGCCAGATCGAGCTGCCCGACCCGAACTCCGGCGATTGGCGCGAACTCTTCACCGACATCGTAACGGCCGCGATGGATGCGCTGCGCACCGTTCCCGGTCTCAGCGCAGTCCTGTTGACCAGCAAGCTACTTCCCAACGCGCGCAAGATCGTGCTGTTCTGCATTCATCAGTTCGAAAGGGCCGGACTGGATCGTGACGCCGCCCGCGTGGCGTACGCGGCGGTGCACCAGCTGGTGCTGGGCCGGCTGCTCGTCGAGGAAAGCCCGAACTTTCAGTTGAGTGCCGCGCCGCACGCCGACGACGAGATCCGCGACTATGTGACCAAGCTGCGCGCACCGGACTCCTTCGACAGCGCGCTGTCGGCCTTGTTGGATCACTATCTACCGCCTCCTCGCCGCCGTCGTTCTCGCTGA
- a CDS encoding enoyl-CoA hydratase/isomerase family protein — MYGLPPELVVTADGPIRVVTLNRPADLNGVNRAMHQALARVWDHLTADADAQVVVLTGQGSAFSAGGDFDYMQENIDDAELRARTIDEGRAMVTGMVRCPLPVIAAVNGPAVGLGCSLALLSDLVLMADTGFLADPHLRMGLVPGDGGMVWPALIGLSRAKEYLFLGERISAQQAVRFGLAIRVVAADDLMSEAMSLAARLTKIPSRALRDTKRALNAYLEAQLPQAFERAFAGELASMHSPEHSRAVAAAKAKSATTP; from the coding sequence ATGTACGGGCTGCCGCCCGAACTTGTCGTCACCGCCGACGGACCCATCCGGGTGGTGACGCTGAACCGGCCCGCGGACCTCAATGGGGTCAACCGCGCGATGCATCAAGCGCTGGCCCGAGTGTGGGACCACCTCACCGCCGACGCCGATGCCCAAGTGGTGGTGTTGACCGGACAGGGTTCGGCCTTCAGCGCGGGCGGCGACTTCGACTACATGCAGGAAAACATCGACGATGCCGAGCTGCGCGCCCGGACCATCGACGAGGGCCGCGCGATGGTAACCGGGATGGTGCGCTGCCCATTGCCGGTCATCGCCGCGGTCAACGGCCCGGCGGTCGGTCTGGGCTGCAGTCTGGCCCTGCTATCGGATTTGGTGTTGATGGCCGACACCGGCTTTCTGGCCGATCCTCACCTGCGCATGGGATTGGTTCCCGGCGACGGCGGCATGGTGTGGCCGGCGCTGATCGGGTTATCCCGCGCGAAGGAGTATCTCTTTCTCGGCGAGCGGATTTCGGCGCAGCAGGCAGTGCGGTTCGGGCTCGCGATCCGGGTCGTGGCAGCCGATGATCTGATGAGCGAGGCGATGAGCCTTGCGGCGCGGCTGACGAAGATACCGTCCCGCGCACTGCGCGACACCAAACGCGCACTGAATGCCTACCTGGAAGCCCAGCTGCCGCAGGCCTTCGAGCGGGCCTTCGCCGGCGAGCTGGCGAGTATGCATTCGCCGGAACACAGCCGGGCGGTGGCCGCCGCCAAGGCCAAATCGGCGACCACACCTTGA
- a CDS encoding protein kinase domain-containing protein codes for MDSDPFRTQRDVGPAVVSQLNAAGFADAEEIGRGGFGIVYRCTQAALDRVVAVKVLITELDEHRERFLREQRAMGRLTGHPNIVGVLQVGQTTGGYPYLVMQYHRQGSLEARISRLGLLPVEEVLRIGVKIAGALESAHRLDILHRDVKPANILLTDYGQPALSDFGIAHITGGFTTAAGTFTGSPAFTAPEILSGEPPSQASDTYSLGATLFAALTGHAAYERKSGEQMVAQFLRIATEPVPDLRDIGIPEAVSAVIEKAMARDPAARPSAAALGEELQRIQAGHGLPVDDLALRRRHRSGRLQPHGATRTLPGTLPLELTSFIGRRAELHEVQRMLSESRLVTLTGIGGVGKTRLALRAASEAAADFADGVRLVELGDLRDPSLVVDVVAGGLGLRDESGRSLRDVLVEFLCPRKLLLILDNCEQVVGEAAELAETLLQACPDLKILATSRERLGIGGEAVVVLSPLSVPATDREPRRGQPGYDAVALFAERAAAAVPGFALTGDNEKTVARICSRLEGLPLAIELAAARLRAMSPEQILERLGDRYTLLTQGSRAAPARQQALAWSIGWSYDLCSPSEQRLWARLSIFAGSFELEAAEHVCNGELSPQELVELLTALVDKSILIRAESPGGVRFKLLDTLREYGREKIRQAGDYRQLRGRHLGWYRRLVADAADEWFSSRQLRWLARLEPESHNLREAMEFALSESPEIALEMVANLYLYAVARGFLSEMHRWLDRALGATPSEPSVERIRALYAAAMIAGLQGDLAAESAWAAEAGTLAEQTTDPPARAMAATAEGFAALMRGDADDALARFESAVEADDNPTVRVGAMMLVGWALESRGDIGRALIWQEKALAAAESAQEVVFRSYALWSIGVGWWRHGKTERAEELLRECLRLTQQIDDPRTAAACLETLAWIARANSDPRRAAVLMGAAAKLGNWIGVSPAVLPDLAVFHDECEQRARETLGDEEFGAATREGAAMGFDQAVACALRGGS; via the coding sequence ATGGACAGCGATCCCTTCCGAACGCAGCGCGACGTCGGCCCCGCCGTCGTCTCGCAGTTGAATGCGGCCGGATTCGCTGACGCCGAGGAAATCGGGCGCGGCGGCTTCGGGATCGTCTACCGGTGCACACAGGCCGCGCTGGATCGGGTCGTGGCGGTCAAGGTGTTGATCACTGAGCTCGATGAGCATCGGGAACGCTTCTTGCGTGAGCAGCGGGCCATGGGCCGGCTCACCGGACACCCGAACATCGTCGGCGTGCTGCAGGTCGGTCAGACCACCGGTGGATATCCCTATCTCGTCATGCAGTACCACCGCCAGGGGTCGCTTGAGGCGCGGATCAGCCGGCTGGGCCTGCTGCCGGTCGAGGAGGTGCTGCGAATCGGTGTGAAGATAGCCGGGGCGCTGGAGTCGGCGCACCGGCTGGACATCCTGCATCGCGACGTCAAACCCGCCAACATCCTGCTGACCGACTATGGCCAGCCGGCGCTTTCCGACTTCGGAATCGCGCATATCACAGGCGGTTTCACGACGGCTGCCGGCACCTTCACCGGGTCGCCGGCGTTCACTGCACCGGAGATCCTGTCCGGCGAGCCGCCCAGCCAGGCCTCCGACACTTACAGCCTGGGTGCCACCTTGTTCGCCGCGCTGACCGGGCATGCCGCCTACGAGCGCAAGTCCGGTGAGCAGATGGTCGCGCAATTCCTGCGCATCGCCACCGAGCCGGTGCCGGATCTGCGCGACATCGGCATCCCGGAAGCCGTTTCGGCGGTGATCGAGAAGGCAATGGCACGCGACCCCGCCGCCCGCCCATCAGCCGCAGCGCTGGGCGAGGAACTGCAACGCATTCAGGCGGGGCACGGCCTGCCCGTCGACGACCTCGCGCTGCGCCGACGCCACCGGTCCGGCCGACTGCAACCCCACGGCGCCACTCGCACCCTGCCCGGGACACTTCCGCTGGAGCTGACCAGCTTCATCGGTCGGCGCGCCGAACTGCACGAGGTCCAACGAATGCTGTCGGAGTCGCGGCTGGTGACGTTGACGGGAATCGGCGGTGTGGGCAAGACGCGGCTGGCGCTGCGGGCGGCCAGTGAGGCGGCGGCCGATTTCGCGGACGGCGTGCGGTTGGTCGAATTGGGCGATCTGCGTGATCCCTCGCTGGTGGTCGACGTCGTCGCCGGGGGCCTGGGCTTGCGCGACGAATCCGGCAGATCGTTGCGCGACGTACTGGTCGAATTCCTCTGTCCGCGCAAGCTCCTGCTGATCCTCGACAACTGCGAGCAGGTGGTCGGTGAGGCCGCCGAGCTCGCCGAGACGCTGCTGCAGGCCTGCCCCGATCTGAAGATCCTGGCGACCAGCCGCGAGCGCCTCGGCATCGGTGGCGAAGCGGTAGTGGTGCTGTCTCCGCTGTCGGTTCCCGCCACCGACCGCGAACCGCGACGCGGACAGCCCGGTTACGACGCGGTTGCACTGTTCGCCGAGCGCGCCGCGGCAGCGGTGCCGGGGTTCGCCCTCACCGGCGACAACGAAAAAACCGTGGCCCGCATCTGTTCCCGGCTCGAGGGCCTGCCGCTGGCGATCGAGTTGGCCGCCGCACGGTTGCGCGCGATGTCGCCCGAACAGATCCTGGAGCGGCTCGGCGACCGCTACACACTGTTGACCCAGGGCAGCCGCGCCGCACCGGCCCGCCAACAGGCCCTTGCATGGAGCATCGGCTGGAGTTACGACCTGTGCTCCCCTTCCGAACAGCGGCTGTGGGCGCGGCTGTCGATATTCGCCGGAAGCTTCGAACTCGAAGCGGCCGAACATGTTTGCAACGGCGAGCTGTCGCCGCAGGAGCTGGTCGAGCTGCTGACCGCGCTGGTGGACAAGTCGATCCTGATTCGTGCCGAATCGCCGGGCGGGGTGCGGTTCAAGCTACTCGATACGCTGCGCGAGTACGGCCGGGAAAAGATCAGGCAGGCGGGCGATTACCGGCAGCTGCGCGGCCGCCATCTGGGCTGGTATCGACGGCTCGTGGCCGACGCAGCCGATGAGTGGTTCAGCTCGCGCCAGCTTCGCTGGCTGGCCCGCCTCGAGCCCGAATCGCACAACCTGCGTGAAGCGATGGAGTTTGCGCTGTCGGAGTCCCCCGAGATCGCGCTGGAGATGGTCGCCAACCTCTACCTGTATGCGGTTGCGCGCGGGTTCCTCAGCGAAATGCACCGCTGGCTGGACCGGGCGCTGGGCGCAACGCCGTCCGAGCCGAGCGTCGAACGGATCCGCGCTCTCTACGCCGCCGCGATGATCGCCGGGCTGCAGGGCGATCTTGCCGCCGAATCGGCGTGGGCAGCCGAGGCCGGCACACTGGCCGAGCAGACGACCGACCCGCCGGCACGCGCCATGGCGGCCACCGCCGAAGGCTTCGCGGCGCTGATGCGCGGCGACGCCGATGACGCCCTGGCCCGCTTTGAATCCGCCGTCGAAGCCGACGACAACCCCACCGTGCGGGTTGGCGCGATGATGCTGGTGGGCTGGGCGCTGGAATCCCGCGGCGACATCGGACGCGCCCTGATCTGGCAGGAAAAGGCGCTCGCGGCCGCCGAATCGGCTCAAGAGGTCGTGTTTCGCTCGTATGCGTTGTGGTCGATCGGGGTCGGCTGGTGGCGGCACGGCAAGACCGAACGCGCCGAAGAGCTTCTGCGCGAGTGTCTTCGGCTCACCCAGCAGATTGACGATCCGCGCACGGCTGCGGCGTGTCTGGAGACGCTGGCATGGATTGCGCGGGCCAACAGTGATCCGCGTCGCGCCGCGGTGCTGATGGGCGCCGCGGCGAAATTGGGCAACTGGATCGGTGTGTCGCCGGCGGTGCTGCCGGACCTTGCTGTCTTTCACGATGAATGCGAACAGCGGGCTCGCGAGACACTCGGGGACGAAGAGTTCGGCGCAGCCACTCGGGAAGGTGCCGCAATGGGTTTCGACCAAGCCGTGGCCTGTGCACTGCGCGGTGGGTCTTGA
- a CDS encoding ribbon-helix-helix domain-containing protein: MKAITITIPEELDALATAEARRRGISKSELICMGLDAVLSPPSSRTRMTFGGLFRVSGRTGFQRNQVRSTTSCTAGEVRRQGLVGSVGAAGRMPGKSAR, translated from the coding sequence ATGAAGGCGATCACGATCACGATCCCCGAAGAGCTCGATGCACTGGCCACCGCCGAGGCCCGCCGCCGCGGTATTTCCAAGTCCGAGCTCATCTGCATGGGTCTCGACGCCGTGCTTTCGCCACCCTCGAGTCGGACGCGGATGACCTTTGGCGGTCTCTTTCGCGTTTCGGGTCGGACGGGATTTCAGCGCAACCAGGTGAGATCGACGACGTCGTGTACTGCCGGTGAAGTTCGCCGACAGGGGTTGGTGGGTAGCGTGGGCGCTGCCGGGAGGATGCCCGGCAAGTCAGCGCGCTGA
- a CDS encoding alpha/beta hydrolase: MATRLVFVHGGLHTGGCWADTIDVIAALRPDIETLVVDLPGRRSVPGDLAYLTIDDCVCGVTQQITGHIPGDGPLVLVGHSLAGVILSGVVNRLGIDRVPHVIFVACCVPADGECVLDTLPFGLKRVVRHLVNRAPVIDRIPPGLVRYCFSNCATSGHRAKIKQGIVPESSALLTQAQVGGFPGSMRTSWIVTRRDRALPEAKQRAFIQNLGGVDDLVCIDAGHEVMITHPWELASALIALTG, from the coding sequence TTGGCGACCCGGCTGGTTTTCGTTCACGGCGGGCTGCACACCGGTGGCTGCTGGGCGGACACGATTGATGTCATCGCTGCGCTTCGGCCCGATATCGAGACGCTGGTCGTCGACCTTCCGGGAAGACGCTCTGTGCCAGGCGATCTCGCTTATCTCACTATCGATGACTGCGTTTGCGGTGTGACGCAGCAGATTACCGGGCACATCCCTGGCGATGGGCCGCTGGTGCTGGTGGGTCATTCCCTCGCCGGCGTGATCCTGTCCGGGGTAGTGAACCGGCTCGGAATCGACCGGGTGCCACATGTCATCTTTGTGGCGTGCTGTGTGCCGGCCGACGGCGAATGTGTGTTGGATACCTTGCCATTCGGTTTGAAACGTGTCGTGCGGCACCTGGTCAACAGGGCACCGGTGATCGACAGGATCCCGCCCGGACTCGTGCGTTACTGCTTCAGTAACTGCGCCACTTCCGGACACCGCGCGAAGATCAAGCAAGGTATCGTGCCGGAAAGTTCCGCGCTATTGACCCAGGCGCAGGTCGGGGGCTTCCCCGGCTCAATGCGCACGAGCTGGATCGTGACCCGGAGAGATCGCGCCCTACCTGAGGCGAAACAGCGGGCTTTCATCCAAAACCTGGGCGGCGTGGATGATCTCGTGTGTATCGACGCGGGCCACGAAGTCATGATCACCCATCCGTGGGAGCTCGCGAGCGCGCTTATCGCACTTACCGGTTAA
- a CDS encoding amidohydrolase family protein, with protein sequence MFTLFSVDDHIVEPAHVWTDRVPAKFKDRAPHVVEVDGRQLWEWDGGRELTMGLNAVAGKPREEWGMEPARFEDMIPGCYNPEERRKDLLSNGIFASVSFPSLPGFGGRKFATFDDKELALACVRAWNDYMLEEWCGTGPDVFVPMHILPVWDIDLAVKEHERCVGLGSKAICFIEDPHAVGLPNFHGGYWEPLFAAAQSDQTPICMHIGSGGAAVSLEGVNPMTEIAAAFAYAARSSVNLMVSPLLRKYPDAKVVWSEGGIGWIPAAIERADRQWERHQYWSHVENAQIKPSDVAKRSMYFCMIEEPIGIKYRHDFRVDRILWESDYPHADTPFPKTQLSAKEVFDGIPRDEVELITHKNAEELFHFPISQELVAAYSGSAV encoded by the coding sequence GTGTTTACCTTGTTCAGCGTCGACGACCACATCGTCGAACCGGCCCATGTGTGGACCGACCGGGTGCCGGCGAAGTTCAAGGACCGGGCTCCCCACGTCGTCGAGGTGGATGGCCGGCAGCTGTGGGAGTGGGACGGCGGCCGCGAACTCACCATGGGACTGAACGCGGTAGCCGGAAAACCGCGCGAGGAATGGGGCATGGAGCCGGCACGGTTCGAGGACATGATCCCCGGCTGCTACAACCCCGAAGAGCGCCGCAAGGATCTGCTGTCCAACGGCATCTTCGCGTCGGTCTCGTTCCCGTCGCTGCCCGGCTTCGGCGGTCGCAAGTTCGCGACCTTCGACGACAAGGAACTCGCCCTGGCATGCGTGCGGGCATGGAACGACTACATGCTCGAAGAATGGTGCGGCACCGGCCCCGACGTGTTCGTGCCGATGCACATCCTGCCCGTGTGGGACATCGACCTGGCCGTCAAGGAGCACGAGCGGTGCGTCGGGCTGGGCAGCAAGGCCATCTGCTTCATCGAAGACCCTCATGCTGTGGGCCTGCCCAATTTCCACGGCGGCTATTGGGAGCCGCTGTTTGCCGCCGCCCAGTCGGACCAGACTCCGATCTGCATGCACATCGGATCCGGCGGGGCTGCGGTGTCGCTGGAGGGTGTCAATCCGATGACCGAGATCGCTGCCGCCTTCGCCTATGCGGCGCGCTCATCGGTGAACTTGATGGTCAGCCCGCTGCTGCGTAAGTACCCCGACGCCAAGGTGGTCTGGTCCGAGGGAGGCATCGGCTGGATCCCCGCCGCTATCGAGCGTGCCGACCGGCAGTGGGAGCGGCACCAATATTGGTCGCATGTGGAGAACGCCCAGATCAAGCCGTCCGATGTCGCGAAGCGCAGCATGTATTTCTGCATGATCGAGGAGCCGATCGGCATCAAGTACCGGCATGATTTCCGGGTCGACCGGATCCTGTGGGAGTCGGACTATCCGCACGCCGACACCCCGTTCCCCAAGACTCAGCTGTCGGCCAAGGAAGTCTTCGACGGGATTCCGCGTGACGAGGTCGAGCTCATCACGCACAAGAACGCCGAAGAGCTGTTCCACTTCCCGATCTCGCAGGAGCTTGTCGCCGCCTACAGCGGATCTGCTGTCTAA